In one Mycobacteroides chelonae genomic region, the following are encoded:
- a CDS encoding mechanosensitive ion channel family protein: MGTLGVVSDLAIQLSESGRDWLIHKPVDIAIYIVLALVVRYVFHRAIDRLVQGAKRTDQAESRRRWSLFTRRASEAAENEALDEAERRPSTVRTLRGRAQDPARDARRRRRRAQRAQTLGSVLKSAVSFLVLVWVILQSLAILGVNVAPFIASAGIVGVALGFGAQNLVRDFITGIFMLFEDQYGVGDVVDVGDAVGTVESVGLRITTVRDLHGTLWYVRNGAIARVGNFSQDYAVAFLQVPVSYSADVDLACKVALEAAERAVADDALRQDVLGAPEMQGVDGITTDAISLRLTVAVRANAQWAVERELRRRILVAFDENGIRPLYLDGLLRADAEILEKVDR, encoded by the coding sequence ATGGGTACCCTCGGGGTGGTGTCAGACCTAGCAATCCAATTGTCCGAGTCCGGCCGGGATTGGCTGATCCACAAGCCGGTCGACATCGCGATCTACATCGTTTTGGCGCTGGTGGTGCGATACGTGTTTCACCGCGCAATCGATCGGCTGGTCCAGGGGGCGAAACGGACAGATCAGGCGGAGAGCCGCCGGCGGTGGTCGCTTTTCACGCGCCGCGCGTCGGAGGCGGCCGAAAACGAGGCTCTTGACGAGGCCGAGCGACGGCCCTCGACCGTGCGCACCCTGCGCGGACGTGCTCAGGACCCGGCCCGTGACGCACGAAGGCGTAGACGCCGGGCGCAGCGCGCGCAGACCTTGGGTTCCGTTCTCAAATCAGCAGTCTCGTTTCTGGTGCTCGTCTGGGTGATCCTGCAGTCGCTCGCGATCCTGGGGGTGAACGTGGCTCCCTTCATCGCATCCGCGGGAATCGTCGGCGTCGCACTCGGTTTTGGCGCGCAAAACCTGGTGCGAGACTTCATCACCGGAATATTCATGCTGTTCGAGGACCAGTACGGCGTCGGCGACGTGGTGGACGTCGGTGATGCGGTGGGCACCGTTGAAAGTGTTGGTCTGCGCATCACCACGGTGCGTGACCTGCACGGCACCCTCTGGTATGTGCGCAACGGGGCGATCGCCCGCGTAGGAAATTTCAGTCAGGACTATGCGGTGGCCTTCCTGCAGGTGCCCGTGTCCTACAGCGCCGATGTCGACCTGGCCTGCAAGGTGGCGCTCGAGGCCGCCGAGCGGGCAGTCGCCGACGATGCGTTGCGGCAGGACGTGCTCGGAGCTCCGGAGATGCAGGGTGTCGATGGAATCACCACCGACGCGATCAGTCTGCGATTGACGGTGGCCGTCCGGGCTAATGCGCAGTGGGCGGTGGAGCGCGAGTTGCGGCGTCGGATTCTCGTCGCGTTCGACGAGAACGGTATCCGTCCGCTCTATCTCGATGGATTACTGCGCGCGGATGCCGAGATCCTGGAGAAAGTGGACCGCTGA
- a CDS encoding alpha/beta hydrolase, with product MIRPIDAVLKSVLDASPAVHLDRPADLSLARESRRHAVRGEAPSTPVGRVKDIVIPATDAPPIAARVYWPLGFEDAGELPLAVYYHGGGFALGSIDTHDWVARSICAHIEAVVVSVDYRLAPENPYPAAVDDAFVALTWAAEHATELGADPARIAVAGDSAGGNLATVAAQLAKSRGGPHLKFQLLWYPGTTSDLSLPSVIENAAGPVLSRDMMRIFGQAYLGELSETADPTALPFTVAPVNGDLEGLPPVYIATAQHDPLRDDGRIYAALLADAGVAVQLRNADALVHGYLDFARIVPAAKEEFLLSLDACKAVL from the coding sequence GTGATCAGGCCCATTGATGCTGTCTTGAAGTCTGTCCTCGATGCGAGCCCGGCGGTGCATCTTGATCGGCCGGCGGATTTGTCTCTGGCACGTGAGTCCCGCCGACATGCTGTCCGCGGTGAGGCGCCGTCGACCCCGGTTGGCCGTGTGAAGGACATCGTGATTCCGGCGACCGACGCACCCCCCATCGCGGCGCGCGTCTACTGGCCGCTGGGTTTCGAAGACGCCGGAGAGCTCCCACTTGCCGTCTACTACCACGGCGGCGGTTTTGCGCTGGGCAGCATCGATACTCACGACTGGGTGGCACGTTCGATATGCGCACATATCGAAGCGGTGGTGGTCTCCGTGGATTACCGCCTCGCGCCCGAAAATCCCTACCCTGCCGCTGTCGACGATGCATTCGTCGCACTCACTTGGGCGGCGGAGCATGCCACGGAATTGGGCGCGGACCCAGCCAGAATCGCGGTAGCCGGCGATTCTGCCGGGGGTAACCTCGCCACCGTAGCCGCCCAGCTGGCCAAAAGCCGCGGTGGTCCACATCTGAAGTTTCAACTGCTCTGGTACCCGGGCACCACCAGCGATCTCTCCTTGCCGTCGGTCATCGAGAATGCCGCCGGCCCGGTTCTCTCCCGCGACATGATGAGGATCTTCGGCCAGGCATATCTCGGTGAATTATCCGAAACCGCTGACCCGACAGCACTACCGTTCACCGTTGCGCCGGTCAACGGGGACCTCGAGGGTCTGCCCCCGGTGTACATCGCCACCGCGCAACACGACCCGCTTCGAGACGACGGCCGGATCTACGCGGCACTTCTCGCGGACGCGGGGGTAGCGGTCCAGCTCCGCAACGCGGACGCCCTGGTCCATGGCTATCTTGATTTCGCCAGGATTGTCCCGGCAGCGAAAGAGGAGTTCTTACTTTCCCTGGACGCCTGCAAGGCCGTGTTGTAG
- a CDS encoding MFS transporter, which produces MYTAESQQSGAAGRIRAKSREFRVAAVGLLLASMIGPAQLYCIQGILPQVAEGLQISAGDSQLIFLVAFAGFALGLIPISLLSERYGRRSILLASSTLGTLIYLLLVFCDNLTEIVLLRGLQGVLLAGVSAIVMAYIGEEFEPQAVTPAMGIYAAGNALGSLLGQMLPAWIVGGTGSWRLALGVLAVLLLGVIVVSAITLPRSNFFISSDISYAMEARLFLSHLSNRRLLVIYLLIFCFMGAIISIFNALPFRVESPPFNISPSMYGTFFLVILVGVFTAKTSGTVAARIGIRNTLLLAVVLMLAGVALLAVPVVWIIVLGAALVTGGGFAGYTCLTSLSATIAHKGRAQASSLFLASSFSGSAVFGLVGSRVLTDAGWAGLLIYISGLMGLGFLLALTVRDAPPADAEGRKS; this is translated from the coding sequence ATGTACACAGCTGAATCGCAGCAGAGCGGCGCCGCAGGCAGGATCCGTGCCAAGTCCCGAGAGTTTCGCGTCGCGGCAGTTGGCCTGCTCCTGGCCTCGATGATTGGACCCGCGCAGCTGTATTGCATCCAGGGAATTCTGCCGCAGGTCGCGGAGGGTCTACAGATCTCTGCGGGCGACAGCCAACTCATTTTCCTGGTGGCATTTGCCGGTTTTGCGCTGGGATTGATCCCCATCAGCCTGTTGTCCGAACGCTATGGCAGGCGGAGCATACTGCTGGCGTCGTCAACACTTGGAACGTTGATTTACCTGCTTCTGGTGTTCTGCGACAACCTCACTGAAATCGTCTTGTTGAGAGGACTTCAGGGAGTCTTGCTGGCCGGTGTTTCTGCCATTGTGATGGCATACATAGGGGAAGAGTTCGAACCCCAGGCAGTTACCCCTGCGATGGGGATATACGCGGCAGGAAACGCCCTCGGGTCACTCTTGGGCCAAATGTTGCCGGCCTGGATTGTTGGGGGCACGGGTTCATGGCGGTTGGCACTCGGTGTGCTGGCCGTGCTACTGCTTGGAGTAATTGTTGTTTCCGCTATCACACTGCCGCGCTCGAACTTCTTCATATCCAGCGATATCTCGTACGCCATGGAAGCCAGGCTCTTCCTCTCGCACCTTTCGAACCGTCGGTTGCTCGTAATATATCTGCTGATATTTTGCTTCATGGGGGCGATTATTTCGATATTCAATGCCTTGCCCTTCAGGGTCGAATCGCCACCATTCAATATATCGCCGAGTATGTACGGCACATTCTTTCTGGTTATTCTGGTGGGCGTTTTCACCGCGAAGACCTCGGGTACCGTAGCCGCGAGGATCGGAATCAGGAACACGCTACTTCTGGCTGTTGTCTTGATGCTGGCCGGAGTAGCGCTGCTAGCCGTTCCCGTGGTGTGGATCATTGTGCTTGGCGCAGCGCTTGTCACCGGGGGAGGGTTTGCGGGGTACACGTGTCTCACGAGCCTGTCGGCGACGATCGCGCATAAAGGTAGGGCGCAGGCGTCCTCGCTCTTTCTCGCGTCGAGCTTCAGTGGGAGCGCCGTGTTCGGGCTCGTCGGTAGCCGCGTGCTCACGGATGCGGGATGGGCTGGTCTGTTGATATACATCAGCGGATTGATGGGCCTCGGTTTCTTGCTGGCGCTCACTGTCCGCGACGCACCACCCGCCGATGCCGAAGGTAGGAAATCGTGA
- a CDS encoding ABC transporter ATP-binding protein translates to MTQGIGFRGVQQGLVERSRDFRGTGVRMVRRLAPQRLLTAVVIILSMTGITIGVIGPRILGHATDLLFNGVVGRELPAGLNKEQAIEAARARGDGQFAQMLSGMNVTPGVGVDFHAVGMTLALALGLYLAAGLLAWVQARLLNVTVQRTVVALRADVEDKLHRLPLSYFDSRQRGEILSRVTNDIDNIQTSLQMSINQLLSSMLTLVAVLVMMLSISPLLAVITLVTVPLSLWVTRAIARRSQRLFVAQWSNTGKLNAHIEETYSGFTIVKTYGHRTDAEAIFADRNAKVYNSAFGAQFFSGLVSPATAFVGNLSYVAVAVVGGLKVASGDLTLGSIQAFTQYVRQFNQPLTQVAAMYNTLQSGLASAERVFELLDADEETPDPAHPAAIPAGSPGVEFEDISFGYSPETRVIDGLSLRVEPGQTVAIVGPTGAGKTTLVNLVMRFYDLESGRILLDGIDISTVSRHDLRSLMGMVLQDTWLFAGTIAENIAYGRPGASDDEVREAARAAYVDRFVQTLPDGYDTRIADDGENISAGEKQLITIARAFLARPQLLILDEATSSVDTRTELLIQRAMAELRRDRTSFIIAHRLSTIRDADRIVVMDGGSVVESGTHTELLARRGPYFAMTQA, encoded by the coding sequence ATGACTCAGGGGATCGGTTTTCGAGGGGTGCAGCAAGGGCTGGTAGAGCGTTCCCGGGACTTCCGTGGCACCGGAGTGCGGATGGTGAGGCGTCTTGCTCCGCAACGTCTTCTGACCGCGGTGGTGATCATCCTGTCGATGACCGGTATCACGATCGGGGTGATCGGGCCCCGAATCCTGGGCCACGCCACCGACCTGTTGTTCAACGGGGTGGTTGGGCGAGAGTTGCCCGCCGGACTCAACAAGGAACAAGCCATCGAGGCGGCACGGGCACGCGGGGACGGCCAATTCGCACAGATGCTTTCCGGCATGAACGTCACCCCAGGAGTGGGTGTCGACTTTCATGCCGTGGGGATGACGTTGGCACTGGCACTGGGCCTATACCTGGCGGCTGGGTTGTTGGCGTGGGTTCAGGCCCGGCTTCTGAACGTCACCGTGCAGCGCACGGTCGTGGCATTGCGGGCCGATGTGGAAGACAAACTACATCGGCTTCCGTTGTCGTACTTCGATTCCCGCCAGCGCGGGGAGATTCTCAGCCGCGTGACCAATGATATCGACAACATCCAGACGTCTCTTCAGATGAGCATCAACCAACTGCTGAGTTCGATGCTCACCCTAGTCGCCGTGCTTGTCATGATGCTCAGCATTTCGCCGCTACTGGCCGTGATCACCCTCGTGACGGTGCCCCTGTCGCTGTGGGTGACGCGGGCCATCGCCCGTCGCTCGCAACGGCTGTTCGTCGCGCAATGGTCTAACACCGGGAAACTGAACGCGCATATCGAAGAGACGTACAGCGGTTTCACCATCGTCAAAACATATGGACACCGCACGGACGCAGAGGCGATCTTCGCGGATCGGAACGCCAAGGTGTACAACAGCGCCTTTGGCGCACAGTTCTTCTCGGGCCTGGTGTCTCCCGCTACGGCGTTCGTAGGGAACCTGAGCTATGTGGCGGTGGCGGTGGTGGGCGGCCTCAAGGTGGCCTCGGGTGATCTGACACTGGGCAGCATCCAGGCGTTTACGCAGTACGTACGGCAGTTCAACCAACCGTTGACGCAGGTGGCCGCGATGTACAACACCCTGCAGTCCGGACTCGCCAGCGCCGAAAGGGTTTTCGAGTTGCTCGATGCCGACGAGGAGACTCCGGACCCGGCACATCCCGCCGCTATTCCCGCCGGGTCACCGGGTGTCGAGTTCGAGGACATCAGTTTTGGCTACTCCCCCGAAACCCGGGTGATCGATGGGCTGTCGCTGCGCGTCGAACCTGGGCAGACGGTGGCGATCGTCGGGCCGACCGGGGCAGGAAAGACCACCCTGGTGAACCTGGTGATGCGCTTCTACGACCTCGAGTCCGGGCGGATACTGCTTGACGGCATTGATATCTCAACGGTGAGTCGCCACGATCTGCGATCACTGATGGGGATGGTGCTGCAAGACACTTGGCTCTTCGCAGGCACCATCGCCGAGAACATTGCCTATGGGCGGCCCGGGGCGTCCGACGACGAGGTTCGCGAGGCGGCACGCGCGGCGTACGTGGACCGATTCGTGCAGACACTCCCCGACGGATACGACACCAGGATCGCCGACGACGGCGAGAACATCAGCGCCGGCGAGAAGCAGTTGATCACCATAGCCCGGGCCTTCCTGGCACGCCCGCAGCTGCTGATACTCGATGAGGCGACGAGTTCGGTGGACACCCGAACCGAACTACTGATTCAGCGGGCCATGGCCGAGCTACGTCGGGATCGGACGAGTTTCATTATCGCCCATAGGCTTTCCACCATTCGTGATGCGGATCGCATTGTCGTGATGGACGGCGGCAGTGTGGTCGAGAGTGGCACCCATACCGAGCTGTTGGCGCGCCGCGGTCCCTACTTCGCGATGACGCAGGCCTAG